A single window of Lutzomyia longipalpis isolate SR_M1_2022 chromosome 1, ASM2433408v1 DNA harbors:
- the LOC129789925 gene encoding muscle-specific homeobox protein tinman: MQQGYFEIDSASASVSGRECCYSTPFSVKDILNLVDQNDDNYLGCHIESVSHQNFMDCDSVPYIDSFPASISHSFLPHQSYHPSSYTPNLYDYGSHQNLYTNYPTSSSNGHLGGTPPLLQTMDSVKTITPGSNFRSHSVASSDPPDPRGLFGNESESRTLKAIDDYEMQPFSASSQQSVVTSEHVQELDSMCHLSENKEDIVQVKDSTSQLVTSSRCELRKNGKVRAKRKPRVLFSQSQVLELERRFRLQRYLSAPEREVLAQTLSLTPTQVKIWFQNRRYKCKRLTIEGGATLTVVKNDDKQMDGGEKSDMISTKTIHCGQALNKELSMLPKSSTFVNNLPPPPYPAYNFNHFDHQFSPASHSHPYSGSPFDQKHHYWN, encoded by the exons ATGCAACAAggatattttgaaattgataGTGCAAGTGCCTCAGTTTCAGGGAGAGAGTGTTGCTATTCAACTCCCTTTTCCGTAAAGGACATTCTCAATCTTGTGGATCAGAATGATGATAATTATTTGGGGTGTCACAtagaaag tgttTCTCACCAGAATTTCATGGATTGTGATTCCGTTCCATATATCGATAGCTTCCCAGCATCAATCTCTCATAGCTTTCTGCCACATCAGAGTTACCATCCATCATCGTACACCCCCAATTTATACGACTATGGGTCACATCAGAACCTTTATACGAATTATCCAACATCCTCCAGCAATGGTCATCTGGGTGGGACACCACCTCTACTCCAAACCATGGACTCTGTGAAAACCATCACACCCGGAAGTAACTTCCGCAGTCATTCCGTCGCATCATCCGATCCTCCTGATCCGCGGGGGTTGTTTGGGAATGAATCAGAGAGTAGAACTCTCAAAGCTATCGATGACTATGAGATGCAGCCTTTCTCTGCATCTTCCCAGCAGTCCGTGGTGACCTCTGAACATGTGCAGGAATTGGACAGCATGTGTCATCTTAGTGAGAACAAAGAGGATATTGTACAAGTCA AAGATTCCACCAGCCAGTTAGTGACATCATCGAGGTGCGAGTTGCGGAAGAATGGGAAAGTTCGTGCAAAGCGAAAGCCCAGGGTACTTTTTTCGCAATCCCAAGTTCTCGAATTGGAGCGTCGCTTCCGTCTGCAGCGATACCTTTCGGCGCCAGAAAGGGAGGTGCTGGCACAAACGCTGAGCCTCACGCCAACGCAGGTGAAGATATGGTTTCAGAATCGACGCTACAAGTGCAAGAGGCTCACCATTGAAGGTGGGGCCACGCTCACCGTTGTGAAGAACGACGACAAACAAATGGATGGCGGGGAAAAGTCCGATATGATCAGTACAAAGACAATCCACTGCGGGCAAGCGCTCAACAAAGAACTCAGCATGCTGCCCAAGAGCTCCACCTTCGTCAACAACCTTCCACCTCCCCCATATCCAGCCTacaatttcaatcattttgaCCATCAATTCAGCCCTGCTAGCCACTCACACCCCTACAGTGGGTCTCCCTTTGATCAAAAGCACCACTATTGGAATTGA
- the LOC129789796 gene encoding homeobox protein bagpipe: MSYQSISAKTMATTPFSINDILTRNNPSDQFPMDSSFEMNSDGSVKCFKFPPCDRSLRVASGLMRRQSESPPGGTKTSRGAFQNSSQGNHSIYFNNNNNCPGPVVRRGSLDCFLVESEKRDQLSPDGECEEVYPNGASVKILEGRMGRYSNRMDSPLDMRRCTVTDSDGDSPPPQFNMSLHHMEDNLTTNRKKRSRAAFSHAQVFELERRFAQQRYLSGPERSELAKNLRLTETQVKIWFQNRRYKTKRKQIQQHEAAVLNATKRVPVQVLVREDGSYGHMLVGNGQLAGTQPHFAAGLDPALVNMYRHQIQMAYGMPIPPVPFPYFYPSKLANPGSTLEQHKLSMRLFDKHHDHILNYSKRDDGRHSASAAVALSQSQEEVDPRNEKQSQKISSNNEDVDADKIKRNQPNDGTEESENVEID, translated from the exons ATGAGTTATCAATCTATTAGTGCAAAGACAATGGCAACTACTCCATTCTCGATAAACGACATTTTAACCAGGAATAATCCTTCGGACCAATTTCCCATGGATTCCTCATTTGAAATGAACAGTGATGGTTCAGTGAAGTGTTTCAAGTTCCCACCTTGTGACCGTTCTCTTCGAGTTGCATCGGGGCTCATGAGGAGACAATCTGAGAGCCCACCTGGAGGAACTAAAACAAGTCGAGGGGCTTTTCAGAATTCCTCCCAAGGAAATCATTCAATCTacttcaacaacaacaacaactgCCCAGGACCAGTTGTACGTCGAGGATCCCTGGATTGCTTCCTTGTTGAAAGTGAAAAACGGGATCAGCTCTCCCCCGATGGGGAATGTGAGGAAGTGTACCCAAATGGAGCATCCGTGAAAATTCTTGAGGGTCGTATGGGTCGCTACAGTAATCGAATGGACTCACCACTCGATATGAGGCGCTGCACGGTTACAGATTCAG ATGGAGATTCCCCACCCCCGCAATTCAACATGAGCCTTCATCACATGGAGGACAATTTGACGACGAATCGCAAAAAGAGATCTCGTGCTGCCTTCAGCCATGCTCAGGTGTTTGAGCTTGAGAGGAGATTTGCCCAGCAGCGATACCTTTCGGGTCCTGAAAGGTCCGAATTGGCAAAGAATTTGCGTCTCACCGAGACTCAGGTGAAGATATGGTTCCAAAATCGGCGCTACAAGAcaaagagaaaacaaattcAGCAGCATGAAGCTGCCGTTCTCAATGCTACAAAGAGAGTTCCAGTCCAGGTTCTTGTACGCGAGGATGGTTCCTATGGGCATATGTTGGTTGGGAATGGTCAGCTGGCAGGAACACAGCCTCACTTTGCAGCAGGACTTGATCCAGCTTTAGTCAACATGTATAGGCATCag attcAAATGGCTTATGGGATGCCAATTCCTCCGGTACCATTTCCATACTTTTACCCGTCAAAATTGGCAAATCCTGGATCAACGCTTGAGCAACATAAATTGTCAATGAGACTATTTGACAAGCATCATGACCACATTTTGAATTACTCAAAGAGAGACGATGGACGACACTCTGCGTCAGCAGCAGTAGCTCTTTCCCAAAGTCAGGAGGAGGTGGATCCAAGGAATGAGAAGCAATCACAAAAGATCTCATCAAATAACGAAGATGTGGATGCGGACAAAATAAAGCGAAATCAACCAAATGATGGCACAGAGGAGagtgaaaatgtggaaattgaCTAG